The region ATCGACTAGAGAGATTTGTAAACCATATTATAGCTTATcccctccttcctttcccatCCAGCGTGGAAACGTATGTTGCTAGGTAAATCAGAATTAATCAAATCGAAGCAAGGgtgagagaaaatggaaaaactcACCCAACAcggccaaacgaacgaacgcatcTTCTGGGGCGAGCGTGATCATGCGGCAGGGCAGAGATGTGCACGAGATCTTTTAGTTATGAAAACGTGATCTTACCTGTTTCATGATGatcagtgagagagaggagcgaaaaaaagcatTGTGAGTGTGGCAGAGCAAatgataaaacaataaaaccatTTATGATTAATTTTACACTCGTTTTTCGTGGGACGACCAAACACCTGAATCAACCACGGGCCTCGCTTAGCAGGGACGCAAACCGTTTTTCCACGCAGCGGTTGGTTTCCGTGCTAGGCAGGCGAGTTTGacgtttttggcgaaaaagtcaGAGGTAAAAAGTGCGTAGAAAATTGTGAATTTTGCATGTTTCCTACCGCGAAACGCTGTTTTCGGTCGCGATGGACGAAGGCAAACTCGTGGCCTTACTAAAGGGCATAGCTAAGGCGAGCGATAAGAATGGAATCTACCGTAATTTGGTCGCCATCCGGACGCACTACGTGAACAGTGAGGGGGGGATACGCCTGCTGTCGTCACACGATGGCATCGCGGTGCTGGTCCGGTTACTGAGCAAACCGTACGAAAAGGTCATCGAGGTGGTCCTAAGCATTCTGGGCAACTGCTGCACCCGGAAGGAGTGCTGCAAACAGGTGCGTAAGCAGGGAAAAAGTGACCAACAGTGGTTGGGTTccgagggggagagggtgttGCGATTTTCCTTACAGCCTACGTTTACATCGGTACTGGATTCATTTCTAATCCGCAGGCGTTCGATTGCGGCATCCTGAATCCGTTGATCTCAATCATTTCGAATATTCCCAATGCCAGCATCCAGTGTCGGGGCTGCCGGTTGCTGGGCAATCTGGCCCAGCACGAACCGATTAGCCACGAAATTGCCCGGGACAAcggcacgacgacggcgtaCGCGCTCAGCTCGATTCTCAAAGAGTCGGAGAACACGGCCGTGCTGATCATGGTGATCCGTGCGATCCGGCAGCTGTGGCGCGAGAAACCGATCCGCCAGGCGCTCCTGGAGCAGGGCTGTATTGCCAAGATAGTACAGTTGCTCGTACGCTACGCTCAGGTCGATAGCGATGCCAACGGTACCGCTGGCCCCGTCGTGGACGGTGCCACAAAACCCGGTGGCCCCATGGACACGTCGAACGATGGAAATGATGGCGAGAAGGTCGTACTGAAACACTGGCACGCTCCGGATCGAATGGTGACGAAGGAAAAGTTCAACAACATCGTGCGCAACATGGAGCACAGCCAACTGTGCGACATTGTCGGTTACCAGGTGATCCAGAACTACCGCTGGAAGGACCGGCAGGATTTTAAGCTACCCGAGACGGACGAAACCGTGAAGCTGTTCGAGAGTGCACTGAAATCACTGCagatgatcaccaccaccgtgttgccgcaggtggtggaggaaattTACGGTGAAACGGGCACGGGATTGAAATGCCTGGTGTACCTGTGCGGCGAGACCAGCCCGTTTCGGTCTCTCGCACTGAAGCTCGTCTCGAATCTGGCTGCCAACCcggatgcgatcgatcggctgACGGCGTGCGGAGTGATTAAAATGGCAGCAGATCTGATCATGTATGCCAGCTTGGGTATGTACCGTGAATCGGGATCAGCCTTGTCGGGGGGTGATGATCACTGATGGACTGATTGATTTGTTCTTTGCAGATGAATCCGAGAAGCGATACTGCATCAATATGATGTGCTTGCTGACGAAGGAAGCCTGCAACCGGGGTCACATTCGGCGTAGTGGCGCTCTGCAGGCATTCATGAAGATCGCCAAACAATCGCACGAGAAACGCGAACAGTCGATGATCCTTTATGCCCTCTACCAGTATCGGTTCGATAGCTTAAGCAACGAGATACTGCTCAACCACGGGCTGGTGAGCTTTCTGGTGCGCATCCTCAACGGTATCATTGCCGATCAGGAGGTGAGCCACATACGCCACGATGAGGAAGCGGCTGCACGTCAGGCAGCAGCGCATACGAGCTTATTCTCGAAGCGACGCTCTAGCTGCGCCAAATCGGGAAAGTTGCGACGGAGTGATTTGCTGTTTCACTACAAATCCGGCAACGGCAGCTATCATCAGCATCGGGCGGCCAAACAGTCGAAGCTCGATCCGTACTGTTCGGCACCGGAATCGCCCGATAGTGGAAGTAGTGGTTACGCAAGCACCAGCTACgccaacggaacggtacgAAGTCCTTCGACGAGCATCGGATCCTGTAGTCCGCCGCGTGTACCTGAAGATGAAGCGTTCGGGGATGACGACACGGAGATCTACTCACCGGTATGCAGTGATCACGAGCAGGAAGACTCGGAGGATCGAGAGGAAGCCACGGATGGCGctgcctcatcatcatcatcatcacgactGGCCAGGGCGTCAGAGGACGAtaatgctggtgatggtggagtaCAGGACGATGCAGCGATCGAGGAGGATAAGTCAGAACCGGCAGGAGAAGATACAAACGATTTCGATATCGTCGCGTACCTCATAGAGGACAGCTCGAACGCCAAGTGGCTCGATACGGCCGATGAGCGGGACAGTGCACTACTGCCAGATGAAGAGTACTGCCGCACGggcaccaccaaaccatcTTCCCGGAGCGCCGGAGTCAACGACGCCGATTGCTTCGATGAGAATGAGATGTTTAAGATTGAGCTCGACATTGCCACGGCGAAAACGTTCGAACAGTTCCCGATGCAGCCAACGCTTACCCTGCTCTGGTCCGTCTCGAAAACGTTTCCGGCCGTCGAGTTCGTGCAGGCGGACACGCTCGAGACGCTGCTCAAGATTTGCAAACAGGCAAAGAAACCCCGGGGCCGTGCCTTCCAAACGCTGGCCAACATTCTGAAGCACGTGAACCACTTTCTGCCCCTGCTAAAGCAGGACTTTGTCTTTCGTTTGCACGAGATGACGGCACCGTATCCGGCCCACGGTGcacgctgctggagctgcgATGAGATGCGTACGGCGTGCAACGATCTGATGACGCTGTTCGGTTCCGTCGGTGAAACCGGTTACGGGCAGGGTGAGATCGCCCACATCCTGCGGACTGGCGAGTGTGATCTGAAGCTGCGTGTCTCGATCATCGTGCTGTTTGTGGTACGTGATACACGGCTGCTGCACAAGCTGCTGTTCGAGATGCAGGTGCTGCAGACCGTGATGGACTTTATTCTCGACGAGATATCGACGGATCGGCCCCGTCTAAGTGGTATCGCTTGTTCGGGCATCACACGGATGGCCCAGAACCTAAGTATCTACGGTGAGGAAGAGGATACGGGTACGCCGAGCGAAAAACTGGAAGCCCAAGAGTTTGACAACACTCTGACGATCTGTGACGAGTCAGCTGCCTGCAGTCCTACCGAGCGCGTAGCGTTCAAGGTACGCAGTGCACCGCAAGCACCCCAGGAAACGGTACTCGTCAGCAAGGCGCTACT is a window of Anopheles aquasalis chromosome 2, idAnoAquaMG_Q_19, whole genome shotgun sequence DNA encoding:
- the LOC126569927 gene encoding uncharacterized protein LOC126569927, translating into MDEGKLVALLKGIAKASDKNGIYRNLVAIRTHYVNSEGGIRLLSSHDGIAVLVRLLSKPYEKVIEVVLSILGNCCTRKECCKQAFDCGILNPLISIISNIPNASIQCRGCRLLGNLAQHEPISHEIARDNGTTTAYALSSILKESENTAVLIMVIRAIRQLWREKPIRQALLEQGCIAKIVQLLVRYAQVDSDANGTAGPVVDGATKPGGPMDTSNDGNDGEKVVLKHWHAPDRMVTKEKFNNIVRNMEHSQLCDIVGYQVIQNYRWKDRQDFKLPETDETVKLFESALKSLQMITTTVLPQVVEEIYGETGTGLKCLVYLCGETSPFRSLALKLVSNLAANPDAIDRLTACGVIKMAADLIMYASLDESEKRYCINMMCLLTKEACNRGHIRRSGALQAFMKIAKQSHEKREQSMILYALYQYRFDSLSNEILLNHGLVSFLVRILNGIIADQEVSHIRHDEEAAARQAAAHTSLFSKRRSSCAKSGKLRRSDLLFHYKSGNGSYHQHRAAKQSKLDPYCSAPESPDSGSSGYASTSYANGTVRSPSTSIGSCSPPRVPEDEAFGDDDTEIYSPVCSDHEQEDSEDREEATDGAASSSSSSRLARASEDDNAGDGGVQDDAAIEEDKSEPAGEDTNDFDIVAYLIEDSSNAKWLDTADERDSALLPDEEYCRTGTTKPSSRSAGVNDADCFDENEMFKIELDIATAKTFEQFPMQPTLTLLWSVSKTFPAVEFVQADTLETLLKICKQAKKPRGRAFQTLANILKHVNHFLPLLKQDFVFRLHEMTAPYPAHGARCWSCDEMRTACNDLMTLFGSVGETGYGQGEIAHILRTGECDLKLRVSIIVLFVVRDTRLLHKLLFEMQVLQTVMDFILDEISTDRPRLSGIACSGITRMAQNLSIYGEEEDTGTPSEKLEAQEFDNTLTICDESAACSPTERVAFKVRSAPQAPQETVLVSKALLIEGSEVFRRMFDGNHFIESQSNEVQLQESISADGLRYFFYLIRLQTVNKLTGMAPPPKRIEASLDALSLAQKYLLPTVERSVLNIVKTLLNDDCVLNVFEWSLRNYNQELLVASTYYFLYADINGTAKCKLYRAANRSAYRDDWRRLLTETILYRVQPNADQL